From Gemmatimonadetes bacterium SCN 70-22, the proteins below share one genomic window:
- a CDS encoding Na+/H+ antiporter NhaA, with the protein MIVRPELLAPPVDVARDHVLGPADAELTLVEYGSYTSAPCHAVHEVVEMLRTRFGDRMRYVFRHLPVGEDETATQAAELAETWYATTGRFWELHEALMERGPAFAPGDLERIAREFGLPPTGATTAPARSAASARIREDIESAQRSGARVTPTFFINGRRYSGPWDETSLADAMLGALGHRIQAAAVKFVRWGPSSGLMLGLATLLALALSNSPLAAALADWWETPFGLRWGADSFTYPLRHWVNHGLLTVFFFVVGLEIKREFTSGHLATLRSGALPVLAALGGIVLPALIYASLAPPDLRHAWGIPIGTDTAFAVALIVLLGARVPVELRVFLTAAVIIDDIVAIAIIALFYTAAIDVTSLVAAGALTLLLVLLNRAGVYAVLPYAVCGVCLWFLLHQSGLHATLAGVLLAVLIPARPPANLQALMAQASVVISHESVRAAEPMRPGPSEPARRALDAIHARIESPADKLLRSVEPWSSYVVLPIFALANADIALSLGVFDGRARLISAVTLGLVLGKPIGMMTAAWLAVRTGIAEKPDAYSWRQLIGAGALGGIGFTMSIFIAGVAFPDLGDYAAAKVAILLASLTAGALGTLILWRRTE; encoded by the coding sequence ATGATTGTTCGTCCAGAGTTGCTCGCCCCGCCGGTCGACGTCGCACGCGACCACGTCCTGGGGCCGGCCGACGCCGAGTTGACGCTGGTCGAATACGGCAGCTACACCTCCGCGCCTTGTCATGCGGTCCACGAGGTCGTCGAGATGCTGCGGACGCGGTTCGGCGACCGGATGCGCTATGTGTTCCGGCACCTGCCTGTCGGCGAAGACGAGACCGCGACCCAGGCGGCGGAACTCGCGGAAACGTGGTACGCCACCACCGGGCGGTTCTGGGAGCTTCATGAGGCGTTGATGGAACGGGGGCCGGCGTTCGCCCCCGGGGACCTCGAGCGCATCGCACGCGAATTCGGACTGCCGCCAACCGGCGCCACGACGGCTCCCGCTCGCTCGGCGGCGAGCGCGCGCATACGCGAGGACATCGAGAGCGCACAGCGCAGCGGAGCGCGGGTGACGCCGACATTCTTCATCAACGGGCGCCGCTACTCCGGCCCCTGGGACGAGACCTCGCTCGCCGATGCGATGCTCGGCGCGCTCGGCCACCGCATCCAGGCCGCGGCAGTCAAGTTCGTGCGTTGGGGACCGTCGTCCGGGCTGATGCTGGGACTGGCGACGCTGCTTGCGCTGGCACTCAGCAACTCACCGCTCGCCGCCGCGCTCGCCGACTGGTGGGAGACGCCGTTCGGTCTCCGATGGGGCGCTGATAGCTTCACGTATCCGCTGCGCCATTGGGTGAACCATGGACTGCTGACCGTCTTCTTCTTCGTCGTCGGCCTCGAGATCAAGCGCGAGTTCACCTCTGGCCATCTTGCGACGCTGCGCTCCGGCGCGCTGCCGGTGCTCGCCGCCCTTGGCGGGATCGTGTTGCCGGCGCTCATCTACGCATCCCTTGCCCCGCCGGACCTGCGACACGCGTGGGGTATCCCCATCGGCACCGATACAGCGTTCGCCGTCGCGCTCATCGTACTGCTTGGCGCCCGGGTGCCGGTCGAACTGCGCGTGTTCCTGACGGCAGCGGTCATCATCGACGACATCGTGGCAATCGCCATCATCGCGCTCTTCTACACGGCGGCGATCGACGTCACGAGTCTCGTCGCCGCCGGTGCGCTCACCCTGCTCCTCGTACTGCTCAATCGGGCCGGTGTGTACGCGGTGCTGCCGTACGCGGTGTGCGGCGTCTGCCTCTGGTTCCTCCTGCACCAGTCCGGCCTGCACGCCACGCTCGCGGGCGTGCTCCTCGCGGTGCTCATCCCCGCGCGCCCGCCAGCCAATCTGCAGGCGCTCATGGCGCAGGCTTCGGTCGTGATCAGCCACGAGAGCGTCCGCGCCGCAGAGCCGATGCGCCCCGGTCCCTCCGAACCTGCCCGTCGCGCACTCGACGCGATTCACGCGCGCATCGAGTCACCGGCCGACAAGCTCCTGCGCTCGGTGGAGCCGTGGTCGAGCTATGTCGTGCTACCCATCTTCGCGCTCGCGAACGCCGACATCGCCCTCTCGCTCGGCGTGTTCGATGGGCGCGCTCGCCTGATCTCGGCGGTCACGCTCGGTCTCGTCCTCGGCAAGCCGATCGGGATGATGACGGCCGCATGGCTCGCGGTGCGCACTGGCATCGCCGAAAAGCCCGACGCCTATTCCTGGCGCCAGCTGATCGGCGCCGGAGCGCTCGGCGGCATCGGCTTCACCATGTCCATCTTCATCGCTGGCGTCGCCTTCCCCGACCTGGGTGACTACGCTGCCGCAAAGGTCGCGATTCTCCTGGCCTCGCTCACCGCTGGGGCGCTCGGTACG